Proteins found in one Camelus bactrianus isolate YW-2024 breed Bactrian camel chromosome 5, ASM4877302v1, whole genome shotgun sequence genomic segment:
- the LOC105063557 gene encoding melanophilin isoform X4, which yields MGKKLDLSKLTDEEAKHVWEVVQRDLDLRRKEEERLEGLKGKIKKESSRRELLSDTAHLDDTHCACCLQPYRLLTAPKRQCLDCSLFTCKDCSHAHPEEQGWLCNPCHLARVVKISSLEWYHAHVRARFKHFGSAQVVQSLCERLRGGAIGSPDRVQRSPAVNHEPGQSPGDRGGDSEQTDEDGELDTAAQAQPLGSKKKRLLHVHGLDFEGDSDDYAPPCGRPWSPSPVSATSDSLQALRAQALTEETTSQEGVVLGEADATASGRHPHPEEQTVSLSPAGLDDLAELCLPGGSYTKAQGVAATPGTSILGKEQPPSQYLADVDTSDEDSTWAQRVASHHPRRRARTSAESQSPFGNEPTDSDMEEVALKRKLEEMTSHVSTAAGQAPGCEKDPRGPQDPMQPNRTTDEELSELEDRVAVTASEVQRTESEVSDIESRIAALRAAGLTLRPSGKPRRKSNLPILLPRLVGQSGQSPKEPNADPSDEAEVMGVPCLVRRKLSNHPKSQDKRDDFDRKSVYHGSLTQRNPNSRKGVSNQSFAKPVMTHQP from the exons ATGGGGAAAAAACTGGATCTTTCCAAGCTCACGGATGAAGAGGCCAAGCATGTGTGGGAAGTGGTTCAGCGGGACCTTGAcctcagaaggaaagaagaggagagactAGA GGGTTTGAAGGGCAAGATTAAGAAGGAAAGCTCCAGGAGGGAGCTGCTCTCagacactgcccacctggacgaCACCCACTGTGCCTGCTGCCTGCAGCCCTACCGGCTCCTCACTGCCCCCAAAAGGCAATGCCTGGACTGCAGCCTCTTCACCTGCAAAGACTGCAGCCACGCCCACCCAGAGGAGCAGGGCTGGCTCTGCAACCCCTGCCACCTGGCCAG GGTCGTGAAGATCAGCTCCCTGGAGTGGTACCACGCACACGTGAGGGCCCGCTTCAAGCACTTCGGGAGTGCCCAGGTGGTCCAGTCCCTCTGTGAGCGGCTGCGGGGAGGAG CTATAGGTTCACCTGACCGAGTGCAGCGCTCACCCGCCGTCAACC ATGAGCCTGGGCAGAGCCCTGGAGACAGAGGTGGAGACAGTGAGCAGACAGATGAGGACGGAGAACTGGACACAgcggcccaggcccagccccttGGCAGCAAA AAAAAGCGCCTCCTCCACGTTCACGGCTTGGACTTTGAGGGGGACTCTGATGACTATGCTCCACCTTGTGGTCGCCCCTGGAGCCCGTCCCCAGTCTCAGCGACCTCGGACAGCCTGCAG GCCCTGCGTGCTCAGGCCCTCACAGAGGAGACCACCTCCCAGGAGGGCGTGGTCCTGGGGGAAGCTGATGCCACGGCCTCTGGGCGCCACCCCCATCCGGAAGAGCAGACGGTCAGCCTCTCGCCTGCCGGACTGGATGACCTCGCTGAGCTCTGCCTGCCTGGAGGGTCCTACACAAAGGCCCAAGGTGTTGCTGCCACACCTG GGACAAGCATCCTCGGGAAAGAGCAGCCCCCCTCCCAGTATCTGGCCGACGTGGACACCTCGGATGAAGACAGCACCTGGGCTCAGAGGGTGGCCTCCCACCATCCCAGGCGGAGAGCCCGGACTTCAGCTGAGAGCCAG AGTCCATTTGGCAACGAGCCCACAGACTCCGACATGGAAGAGGTGGCCCTGAAGAGGAAGCTGGAGGAGATGACCAGCCAC GTCAGCACGGCTGCAGGCCAAGCGCCCGGATGTGAAAAGGACCCCCGGGGCCCTCAGGACCCCATGCAGCCCAACAGGACCACAGACGAGGAGCTGTCGGAGCTGGAGGACAGAGTGGCAGTCACGGCCTCCGAGGTGCAGCGGACTGAAAGCGAG GTTTCGGATATTGAGTCCAGGATTGCAGCCTTGCGGGCTGCGGGGCTCACGCTGAGGCCCTCAGGGAAGCCGCGGAGGAAGTCCAACCTCCCG ATACTTCTTCCCCGGCTTGTGGGGCAATCTGGCCAGAGTCCTAAGGAGCCAAACGCAGACCCTTCAGATGAGGCCGAG GTGATGGGTGTGCCCTGTCTGGTGAGAAGGAAGCTCAGTAATCACCCCAAAAGTCAAG ACAAACGTGATGACTTCGATCGGAAATCCGTGTACCACGGGTCCCTGACACAGAGGAACCCCAACAGCAGGAAGGGAGTCTCCAACCAGAGCTTTGCC AAACCTGTGATGACCCACCAGCCCTGA
- the LOC105063557 gene encoding melanophilin isoform X2 — MGKKLDLSKLTDEEAKHVWEVVQRDLDLRRKEEERLEGLKGKIKKESSRRELLSDTAHLDDTHCACCLQPYRLLTAPKRQCLDCSLFTCKDCSHAHPEEQGWLCNPCHLARVVKISSLEWYHAHVRARFKHFGSAQVVQSLCERLRGGAIGSPDRVQRSPAVNHEPGQSPGDRGGDSEQTDEDGELDTAAQAQPLGSKKKRLLHVHGLDFEGDSDDYAPPCGRPWSPSPVSATSDSLQALTEETTSQEGVVLGEADATASGRHPHPEEQTVSLSPAGLDDLAELCLPGGSYTKAQGVAATPGTSILGKEQPPSQYLADVDTSDEDSTWAQRVASHHPRRRARTSAESQSPFGNEPTDSDMEEVALKRKLEEMTSHVSDQGASSTEEEEGSKGDAVGLDRAPIEGLPGATPEVSTAAGQAPGCEKDPRGPQDPMQPNRTTDEELSELEDRVAVTASEVQRTESEVSDIESRIAALRAAGLTLRPSGKPRRKSNLPILLPRLVGQSGQSPKEPNADPSDEAEVMGVPCLVRRKLSNHPKSQDKRDDFDRKSVYHGSLTQRNPNSRKGVSNQSFAKPVMTHQP; from the exons ATGGGGAAAAAACTGGATCTTTCCAAGCTCACGGATGAAGAGGCCAAGCATGTGTGGGAAGTGGTTCAGCGGGACCTTGAcctcagaaggaaagaagaggagagactAGA GGGTTTGAAGGGCAAGATTAAGAAGGAAAGCTCCAGGAGGGAGCTGCTCTCagacactgcccacctggacgaCACCCACTGTGCCTGCTGCCTGCAGCCCTACCGGCTCCTCACTGCCCCCAAAAGGCAATGCCTGGACTGCAGCCTCTTCACCTGCAAAGACTGCAGCCACGCCCACCCAGAGGAGCAGGGCTGGCTCTGCAACCCCTGCCACCTGGCCAG GGTCGTGAAGATCAGCTCCCTGGAGTGGTACCACGCACACGTGAGGGCCCGCTTCAAGCACTTCGGGAGTGCCCAGGTGGTCCAGTCCCTCTGTGAGCGGCTGCGGGGAGGAG CTATAGGTTCACCTGACCGAGTGCAGCGCTCACCCGCCGTCAACC ATGAGCCTGGGCAGAGCCCTGGAGACAGAGGTGGAGACAGTGAGCAGACAGATGAGGACGGAGAACTGGACACAgcggcccaggcccagccccttGGCAGCAAA AAAAAGCGCCTCCTCCACGTTCACGGCTTGGACTTTGAGGGGGACTCTGATGACTATGCTCCACCTTGTGGTCGCCCCTGGAGCCCGTCCCCAGTCTCAGCGACCTCGGACAGCCTGCAG GCCCTCACAGAGGAGACCACCTCCCAGGAGGGCGTGGTCCTGGGGGAAGCTGATGCCACGGCCTCTGGGCGCCACCCCCATCCGGAAGAGCAGACGGTCAGCCTCTCGCCTGCCGGACTGGATGACCTCGCTGAGCTCTGCCTGCCTGGAGGGTCCTACACAAAGGCCCAAGGTGTTGCTGCCACACCTG GGACAAGCATCCTCGGGAAAGAGCAGCCCCCCTCCCAGTATCTGGCCGACGTGGACACCTCGGATGAAGACAGCACCTGGGCTCAGAGGGTGGCCTCCCACCATCCCAGGCGGAGAGCCCGGACTTCAGCTGAGAGCCAG AGTCCATTTGGCAACGAGCCCACAGACTCCGACATGGAAGAGGTGGCCCTGAAGAGGAAGCTGGAGGAGATGACCAGCCACGTCAGTGACCAGGGGGCCTCGtccacagaggaggaggaggggagcaaGGGTGACGCGGTGGGGCTGGACAGGGCCCCCATCGAGGGCCTCCCTGGGGCCACCCCGGAG GTCAGCACGGCTGCAGGCCAAGCGCCCGGATGTGAAAAGGACCCCCGGGGCCCTCAGGACCCCATGCAGCCCAACAGGACCACAGACGAGGAGCTGTCGGAGCTGGAGGACAGAGTGGCAGTCACGGCCTCCGAGGTGCAGCGGACTGAAAGCGAG GTTTCGGATATTGAGTCCAGGATTGCAGCCTTGCGGGCTGCGGGGCTCACGCTGAGGCCCTCAGGGAAGCCGCGGAGGAAGTCCAACCTCCCG ATACTTCTTCCCCGGCTTGTGGGGCAATCTGGCCAGAGTCCTAAGGAGCCAAACGCAGACCCTTCAGATGAGGCCGAG GTGATGGGTGTGCCCTGTCTGGTGAGAAGGAAGCTCAGTAATCACCCCAAAAGTCAAG ACAAACGTGATGACTTCGATCGGAAATCCGTGTACCACGGGTCCCTGACACAGAGGAACCCCAACAGCAGGAAGGGAGTCTCCAACCAGAGCTTTGCC AAACCTGTGATGACCCACCAGCCCTGA
- the LOC105063557 gene encoding melanophilin isoform X1, with the protein MGKKLDLSKLTDEEAKHVWEVVQRDLDLRRKEEERLEGLKGKIKKESSRRELLSDTAHLDDTHCACCLQPYRLLTAPKRQCLDCSLFTCKDCSHAHPEEQGWLCNPCHLARVVKISSLEWYHAHVRARFKHFGSAQVVQSLCERLRGGAIGSPDRVQRSPAVNHEPGQSPGDRGGDSEQTDEDGELDTAAQAQPLGSKKKRLLHVHGLDFEGDSDDYAPPCGRPWSPSPVSATSDSLQALRAQALTEETTSQEGVVLGEADATASGRHPHPEEQTVSLSPAGLDDLAELCLPGGSYTKAQGVAATPGTSILGKEQPPSQYLADVDTSDEDSTWAQRVASHHPRRRARTSAESQSPFGNEPTDSDMEEVALKRKLEEMTSHVSDQGASSTEEEEGSKGDAVGLDRAPIEGLPGATPEVSTAAGQAPGCEKDPRGPQDPMQPNRTTDEELSELEDRVAVTASEVQRTESEVSDIESRIAALRAAGLTLRPSGKPRRKSNLPILLPRLVGQSGQSPKEPNADPSDEAEVMGVPCLVRRKLSNHPKSQDKRDDFDRKSVYHGSLTQRNPNSRKGVSNQSFAKPVMTHQP; encoded by the exons ATGGGGAAAAAACTGGATCTTTCCAAGCTCACGGATGAAGAGGCCAAGCATGTGTGGGAAGTGGTTCAGCGGGACCTTGAcctcagaaggaaagaagaggagagactAGA GGGTTTGAAGGGCAAGATTAAGAAGGAAAGCTCCAGGAGGGAGCTGCTCTCagacactgcccacctggacgaCACCCACTGTGCCTGCTGCCTGCAGCCCTACCGGCTCCTCACTGCCCCCAAAAGGCAATGCCTGGACTGCAGCCTCTTCACCTGCAAAGACTGCAGCCACGCCCACCCAGAGGAGCAGGGCTGGCTCTGCAACCCCTGCCACCTGGCCAG GGTCGTGAAGATCAGCTCCCTGGAGTGGTACCACGCACACGTGAGGGCCCGCTTCAAGCACTTCGGGAGTGCCCAGGTGGTCCAGTCCCTCTGTGAGCGGCTGCGGGGAGGAG CTATAGGTTCACCTGACCGAGTGCAGCGCTCACCCGCCGTCAACC ATGAGCCTGGGCAGAGCCCTGGAGACAGAGGTGGAGACAGTGAGCAGACAGATGAGGACGGAGAACTGGACACAgcggcccaggcccagccccttGGCAGCAAA AAAAAGCGCCTCCTCCACGTTCACGGCTTGGACTTTGAGGGGGACTCTGATGACTATGCTCCACCTTGTGGTCGCCCCTGGAGCCCGTCCCCAGTCTCAGCGACCTCGGACAGCCTGCAG GCCCTGCGTGCTCAGGCCCTCACAGAGGAGACCACCTCCCAGGAGGGCGTGGTCCTGGGGGAAGCTGATGCCACGGCCTCTGGGCGCCACCCCCATCCGGAAGAGCAGACGGTCAGCCTCTCGCCTGCCGGACTGGATGACCTCGCTGAGCTCTGCCTGCCTGGAGGGTCCTACACAAAGGCCCAAGGTGTTGCTGCCACACCTG GGACAAGCATCCTCGGGAAAGAGCAGCCCCCCTCCCAGTATCTGGCCGACGTGGACACCTCGGATGAAGACAGCACCTGGGCTCAGAGGGTGGCCTCCCACCATCCCAGGCGGAGAGCCCGGACTTCAGCTGAGAGCCAG AGTCCATTTGGCAACGAGCCCACAGACTCCGACATGGAAGAGGTGGCCCTGAAGAGGAAGCTGGAGGAGATGACCAGCCACGTCAGTGACCAGGGGGCCTCGtccacagaggaggaggaggggagcaaGGGTGACGCGGTGGGGCTGGACAGGGCCCCCATCGAGGGCCTCCCTGGGGCCACCCCGGAG GTCAGCACGGCTGCAGGCCAAGCGCCCGGATGTGAAAAGGACCCCCGGGGCCCTCAGGACCCCATGCAGCCCAACAGGACCACAGACGAGGAGCTGTCGGAGCTGGAGGACAGAGTGGCAGTCACGGCCTCCGAGGTGCAGCGGACTGAAAGCGAG GTTTCGGATATTGAGTCCAGGATTGCAGCCTTGCGGGCTGCGGGGCTCACGCTGAGGCCCTCAGGGAAGCCGCGGAGGAAGTCCAACCTCCCG ATACTTCTTCCCCGGCTTGTGGGGCAATCTGGCCAGAGTCCTAAGGAGCCAAACGCAGACCCTTCAGATGAGGCCGAG GTGATGGGTGTGCCCTGTCTGGTGAGAAGGAAGCTCAGTAATCACCCCAAAAGTCAAG ACAAACGTGATGACTTCGATCGGAAATCCGTGTACCACGGGTCCCTGACACAGAGGAACCCCAACAGCAGGAAGGGAGTCTCCAACCAGAGCTTTGCC AAACCTGTGATGACCCACCAGCCCTGA
- the LOC105063557 gene encoding melanophilin isoform X3, which produces MGKKLDLSKLTDEEAKHVWEVVQRDLDLRRKEEERLEGLKGKIKKESSRRELLSDTAHLDDTHCACCLQPYRLLTAPKRQCLDCSLFTCKDCSHAHPEEQGWLCNPCHLARVVKISSLEWYHAHVRARFKHFGSAQVVQSLCERLRGGDEPGQSPGDRGGDSEQTDEDGELDTAAQAQPLGSKKKRLLHVHGLDFEGDSDDYAPPCGRPWSPSPVSATSDSLQALRAQALTEETTSQEGVVLGEADATASGRHPHPEEQTVSLSPAGLDDLAELCLPGGSYTKAQGVAATPGTSILGKEQPPSQYLADVDTSDEDSTWAQRVASHHPRRRARTSAESQSPFGNEPTDSDMEEVALKRKLEEMTSHVSDQGASSTEEEEGSKGDAVGLDRAPIEGLPGATPEVSTAAGQAPGCEKDPRGPQDPMQPNRTTDEELSELEDRVAVTASEVQRTESEVSDIESRIAALRAAGLTLRPSGKPRRKSNLPILLPRLVGQSGQSPKEPNADPSDEAEVMGVPCLVRRKLSNHPKSQDKRDDFDRKSVYHGSLTQRNPNSRKGVSNQSFAKPVMTHQP; this is translated from the exons ATGGGGAAAAAACTGGATCTTTCCAAGCTCACGGATGAAGAGGCCAAGCATGTGTGGGAAGTGGTTCAGCGGGACCTTGAcctcagaaggaaagaagaggagagactAGA GGGTTTGAAGGGCAAGATTAAGAAGGAAAGCTCCAGGAGGGAGCTGCTCTCagacactgcccacctggacgaCACCCACTGTGCCTGCTGCCTGCAGCCCTACCGGCTCCTCACTGCCCCCAAAAGGCAATGCCTGGACTGCAGCCTCTTCACCTGCAAAGACTGCAGCCACGCCCACCCAGAGGAGCAGGGCTGGCTCTGCAACCCCTGCCACCTGGCCAG GGTCGTGAAGATCAGCTCCCTGGAGTGGTACCACGCACACGTGAGGGCCCGCTTCAAGCACTTCGGGAGTGCCCAGGTGGTCCAGTCCCTCTGTGAGCGGCTGCGGGGAGGAG ATGAGCCTGGGCAGAGCCCTGGAGACAGAGGTGGAGACAGTGAGCAGACAGATGAGGACGGAGAACTGGACACAgcggcccaggcccagccccttGGCAGCAAA AAAAAGCGCCTCCTCCACGTTCACGGCTTGGACTTTGAGGGGGACTCTGATGACTATGCTCCACCTTGTGGTCGCCCCTGGAGCCCGTCCCCAGTCTCAGCGACCTCGGACAGCCTGCAG GCCCTGCGTGCTCAGGCCCTCACAGAGGAGACCACCTCCCAGGAGGGCGTGGTCCTGGGGGAAGCTGATGCCACGGCCTCTGGGCGCCACCCCCATCCGGAAGAGCAGACGGTCAGCCTCTCGCCTGCCGGACTGGATGACCTCGCTGAGCTCTGCCTGCCTGGAGGGTCCTACACAAAGGCCCAAGGTGTTGCTGCCACACCTG GGACAAGCATCCTCGGGAAAGAGCAGCCCCCCTCCCAGTATCTGGCCGACGTGGACACCTCGGATGAAGACAGCACCTGGGCTCAGAGGGTGGCCTCCCACCATCCCAGGCGGAGAGCCCGGACTTCAGCTGAGAGCCAG AGTCCATTTGGCAACGAGCCCACAGACTCCGACATGGAAGAGGTGGCCCTGAAGAGGAAGCTGGAGGAGATGACCAGCCACGTCAGTGACCAGGGGGCCTCGtccacagaggaggaggaggggagcaaGGGTGACGCGGTGGGGCTGGACAGGGCCCCCATCGAGGGCCTCCCTGGGGCCACCCCGGAG GTCAGCACGGCTGCAGGCCAAGCGCCCGGATGTGAAAAGGACCCCCGGGGCCCTCAGGACCCCATGCAGCCCAACAGGACCACAGACGAGGAGCTGTCGGAGCTGGAGGACAGAGTGGCAGTCACGGCCTCCGAGGTGCAGCGGACTGAAAGCGAG GTTTCGGATATTGAGTCCAGGATTGCAGCCTTGCGGGCTGCGGGGCTCACGCTGAGGCCCTCAGGGAAGCCGCGGAGGAAGTCCAACCTCCCG ATACTTCTTCCCCGGCTTGTGGGGCAATCTGGCCAGAGTCCTAAGGAGCCAAACGCAGACCCTTCAGATGAGGCCGAG GTGATGGGTGTGCCCTGTCTGGTGAGAAGGAAGCTCAGTAATCACCCCAAAAGTCAAG ACAAACGTGATGACTTCGATCGGAAATCCGTGTACCACGGGTCCCTGACACAGAGGAACCCCAACAGCAGGAAGGGAGTCTCCAACCAGAGCTTTGCC AAACCTGTGATGACCCACCAGCCCTGA